One Peterkaempfera bronchialis DNA window includes the following coding sequences:
- a CDS encoding universal stress protein, with amino-acid sequence MLRPVTVGIDGSPESLAAADWAAREALRRRLPLRLVHSWNARPQIGPSVQDEETREHWSGRLLRETAAALRECYPELAVDSVEETEGAAATVLLAQSEESELLVLGSHGYGAVAGFMLGSLGSQLLARAAGPVVMVRTDGGRPADGAGNEVVVGVKGYQDPAPALLDFAFTAAAVRGAALRAVRAWSLPPVYGYGAVGLDPVDGQEESERAALTEALTPWREKYPQVEVVEQVESGARGEVLVRAAAGAGLLVVGRRVRRPALTMRVGPVAHAALHFAHCPVAVVPHD; translated from the coding sequence ATGCTGCGACCCGTGACCGTCGGCATCGACGGCTCTCCCGAGAGCCTGGCCGCCGCGGACTGGGCGGCCCGCGAAGCCCTGCGCCGCCGACTGCCGCTGCGGCTCGTCCACTCCTGGAACGCCCGGCCGCAGATCGGCCCCTCGGTGCAGGACGAGGAGACCCGGGAGCACTGGTCGGGCCGCCTGCTGCGTGAGACGGCGGCGGCCCTGCGGGAGTGCTACCCCGAACTGGCGGTCGACTCGGTGGAGGAGACCGAGGGGGCGGCGGCCACGGTGCTGCTGGCCCAGTCGGAGGAGTCGGAGCTGCTGGTGCTGGGCTCCCATGGGTACGGCGCCGTGGCGGGCTTTATGCTCGGCTCGCTCGGCTCCCAGCTGCTGGCCCGCGCCGCCGGGCCGGTGGTGATGGTGCGCACCGACGGCGGCAGGCCGGCCGACGGCGCCGGGAACGAGGTCGTGGTCGGCGTCAAGGGCTACCAGGACCCGGCCCCCGCCCTGCTGGACTTCGCCTTCACCGCGGCGGCGGTCAGAGGCGCCGCGCTGCGCGCCGTACGGGCGTGGAGCCTGCCGCCGGTCTACGGATACGGCGCGGTGGGCCTGGACCCCGTCGACGGCCAGGAGGAGAGCGAGCGCGCCGCGCTGACCGAGGCACTGACCCCCTGGCGGGAGAAGTACCCGCAGGTGGAGGTGGTGGAGCAGGTGGAGTCGGGCGCCCGGGGCGAGGTGCTGGTCCGGGCTGCCGCCGGTGCCGGGCTGCTGGTGGTCGGCCGCCGGGTGCGCCGCCCGGCCCTGACGATGCGGGTCGGGCCGGTCGCGCATGCCGCGCTGCACTTCGCGCACTGCCCGGTGGCCGTCGTCCCGCACGACTGA